One Aegilops tauschii subsp. strangulata cultivar AL8/78 chromosome 7, Aet v6.0, whole genome shotgun sequence genomic window carries:
- the LOC109743716 gene encoding auxin-responsive protein SAUR71, which produces MRELIRRLSFSDRVSDGSGGVPRGCVPVLVVGDGDEECERFVVRVEALRHPSLAALLEMAAQEFGYKQEGILRVPCAVNQFRQALTTAAVSKNY; this is translated from the coding sequence ATGAGGGAGCTGATCCGGAGGCTGAGCTTCTCGGACCGggtgagcgacggcagcggcggcgtgcCGCGCGGGTGTGTGCCGGTGCTGGTggtgggcgacggcgacgaggaatGCGAGCGGTTCGTGGTGCGGGTGGAGGCGCTGCGGCACCCGTCGCTGGCGGCGCTGCTGGAGATGGCAGCGCAGGAGTTCGGGTACAAGCAGGAGGGCATCCTCCGCGTCCCCTGCGCCGTCAACCAGTTCAGACAGGCgctcaccaccgccgccgtctCCAAGAACTACTGA
- the LOC109743719 gene encoding BTB/POZ and MATH domain-containing protein 3-like — protein MSMSALVSTLRGPGRQQLFFSTTAMTVRQATGSHLLRIPEFTKVRNMVAMGMKMRSSRFAVCGHNWRIKCFPNGFTEEHEASHISLSIDSASSSSWTSSLWAKAQMSVLDHAGTPCYTQSSQRDFSFTWSLLEFVRHEDLDKEKHLKDDCLTILCDLTVTVKVAPMPPFALRGQLAEAIWSKERPNVKIEVGHQTFAAHRWILEARSPVFKADLSIASRINDHEDTDRVLRVDDMDPQVFKALLQFVYTDSPPETSLLEEAWMAEGLLVAADRYELEKLKRICEEALCRRISMGSVADTLELADRHRFPVLWDACMRLLSSPGNLEAFMAAHGFRHYYKTGLSSQSSFHISPGSVTNRD, from the coding sequence ATGTCAATGTCGGCGCTCGTGTCCACACTGCGCGGCCCGGGTAGGCAGCAGCTCTTCTTTTCAACCACCGCCATGACCGTGAGGCAGGCGACGGGCTCCCACCTTCTCCGTATCCCTGAGTTCACGAAAGTCCGGAACATGGTGGCCATGGGGATGAAGATGAGATCAAGCAGGTTCGCCGTCTGCGGCCACAACTGGCGTATCAAGTGCTTTCCAAACGGCTTCACAGAGGAGCACGAGGCCTCCCACATCTCCCTGTCCATCGACAGTGCCAGCAGCAGCTCATGGACCAGCAGTCTATGGGCAAAGGCCCAGATGAGTGTACTTGACCACGCCGGAACGCCATGCTACACTCAAAGCTCGCAGCGTGACTTCTCCTTCACTTGGAGCTTGCTAGAGTTTGTCCGCCACGAGGATCTCGACAAGGAGAAGCATCTCAAAGACGACTGCCTGACCATCCTGTGCGACCTCACCGTCACCGTCAAGGTTGCGCCGATGCCGCCGTTCGCCTTGCGCGGTCAGCTCGCCGAAGCCATCTGGAGCAAGGAAAGACCGAACGTGAAGATCGAGGTCGGCCATCAGACCTTCGCCGCGCACCGGTGGATACTGGAGGCCCGATCCCCCGTCTTCAAGGCGGATCTCTCGATCGCCTCGAGAATCAACGACCACGAGGACACCGACCGAGTACTACGCGTGGACGACATGGACCCGCAGGTGTTCAAGGCTCTGCTCCAGTTCGTCTACACCGACTCGCCCCCCGAGACGAGCCTGCTCGAGGAGGCGTGGATGGCGGAGGGGCTGCTCGTCGCGGCAGACAGGTATGAGCTGGAGAAGCTGAAGCGCATCTGCGAGGAGGCACTGTGCCGGCGCATCAGCATGGGATCTGTGGCTGACACTCTGGAGTTGGCGGACCGACACCGTTTCCCCGTGCTGTGGGACGCGTGCATGCGGCTCCTCTCTTCTCCTGGCAATCTTGAAGCATTCATGGCGGCACATGGGTTTCGACACTactacaaaacagggctttcgtcacagagcagttttcacattagtcccggttcagtcacgaaccgggactaa
- the LOC109743718 gene encoding auxin-responsive protein SAUR71, translating to MRELIRRLSFSDPVSDRSDGVPRGCVPVLVVGDGDEECERFVVRVEALRHPSLAALLEMAAQEFGYKQEGILRVPCAVNQFRQALTTAAVSKNY from the coding sequence ATGAGGGAGCTGATCCGGCGGTTGAGCTTCTCGGACCCGGTGAGCGACCGCAGCGACGGCGTGCCGCGTGGGTGCGTGCCGGTGCTGGTTGTGGGCGATGGCGACGAGGAGTGCGAGCGGTTCGTGGTGCGAGTGGAGGCGCTGCGGCACCCGTCGCTGGCGGCGCTGCTGGAGATGGCGGCGCAGGAGTTCGGGTACAAGCAGGAGGGCATCCTCCGCGTCCCCTGCGCCGTTAACCAATTCAGGCAGGCgctcaccaccgccgccgtctCCAAGAACTACTGA